A stretch of the Perca fluviatilis chromosome 17, GENO_Pfluv_1.0, whole genome shotgun sequence genome encodes the following:
- the LOC120545852 gene encoding serine/threonine-protein phosphatase 2A 55 kDa regulatory subunit B alpha isoform-like, whose product MMPDEQRRTSSGSKHTQIGPGGDMQWCFSQVKGAIDDDVAEGSIFPEASLVFPQFLIDPLLESLEQDMLDLCCEEVVVKSCVCSSSDSDIQQRVSKLLTYADVVYLIFCGVVMDYSLLPREARQALGRISTVEFNHTGELLATGDKGGRVVIFQQEIENKNLPQFRSEYNVYSTFQSHEPEFDYLKSLEIEEKINKIRWLPQKNAAQFLLSTNDKTIKLWKISERDKRPEGYNLKEEDGRYKDPNTITSLRVPVLIPMDLMVEASPRRVFANAHTYHINSISVNSDDETYLSADDLRINLWHLEITDRSFNIVDIKPANMEELTEVITAAEFHPHQCNTFVYSSSKGTLRLCDMRASALCDKHSKLFEEPEDPSNRSFFSEIISSISDVKFSHNGRYMMTRDYLSVKIWDLNMENRPVETYQVHEYLRSKLCSLYENDCIFDKFECCWNGNDSLVLTFTYNGFDRGQRRDVTLEASRENSKPMQVLKPRKVCAGGKRKKDEISVDSLDFNKKILHTAWHPQDNIIAVATTNNLYIFQDKVN is encoded by the exons gacctggaggtGACATGCAGTGGTGCTTCTCTCAGGTGAAAGGAGCCATTGATGACGACGTAGCTGAAG GATCTATTTTTCCTGAAGCCAGCCTGGTTTTCCCTCAGTTTCTCATCGACCCCCTTCTGGAGTCTCTCGAGCAGGATATG CTGGATCTTTGCTGTGAGGAGGTGGTGGTCAAATCCTGCGTCTGCTCCTCTTCTGACTCTGACATCCAGCAGAGAGTGTCTAAACTTCTGACTTATGCAGATGTGGTCTATCTGATTTTCTGTGGTGTG GTAATGGATTACAGCCTCCTACCACGTGAGGCCAGACAGGCTTTGGGTCGT ATATCCACAGTTGAATTTAACCAcacaggggagctgctagctactgGAGACAAGGGTGGACGTGTAGTCATTTTCCAGCAGGAAATCGAG AATAAGAATCTGCCTCAGTTCCGGAGTGAATACAATGTTTACAGCACTTTCCAGAGCCATGAGCCAGAGTTTGACTACTTGAAGAGTTTGGAAATAGAAGAGAAGATCAACAAGATTCGCTGGCTTCCCCAGAAGAATGCCGCTCAGTTCCTGTTGTCAACTAACG ATAAGACAATCAAGTTGTGGAAAATCAGTGAACGAGACAAGAGGCCAGAGGGCTATAATCTCAAAGAGGAGGATGGACGCTACAAAGACCCCAACACTATCACGTCACTGCGG GTACCGGTTTTAATACCCATGGACCTCATGGTGGAAGCCAGTCCACGGAGGGTGTTTGCCAACGCTCACACCTACCATATCAACTCTATCTCAGTCAACAGTGACGACGAGACGTACCTGTCTGCAGATGACCTCCGCATCAACCTCTGGCACCTCGAGATCACCGACCGCAGCTTCA ATATTGTTGACATTAAACCGGCCAACATGGAGGAGCTAACGGAGGTGATCACAGCAGCCGAGTTCCACCCTCATCAGTGTAACACCTTTGTCTACAGCAGCAGCAAAGGAACCCTCCGTCTGTGTGACATGAGGGCATCAGCACTGTGTGACAAGCACTCCAAAT TGTTTGAGGAGCCAGAAGACCCCAGTAATCGCTCCTTCTTCTCTGAGATCATATCCTCAATCTCAGATGTCAAGTTTAGCCACAATGGCCGCTACATGATGACCAGAGACTACTTGTCTGTAAAGATTTGGGATCTGAACATGGAGAACAGGCCTGTGGAGACCTATCAG GTTCATGAGTACCTGAGGAGCAAGCTGTGCTCGCTGTACGAGAATGACTGCATCTTTGATAAGTTTGAATGCTGCTGGAATGGCAATGACAG CCTAGTACTGACTTTTACTTATAA CGGTTTTGACCGTGGCCAAAGGCGGGACGTAACCTTGGAGGCCTCTCGTGAAAACAGCAAGCCCATGCAGGTCCTCAAGCCTCGCAAAGTGTGCGCAGGCGGCAAGCGCAAGAAGGATGAAATCAGCGTGGACAGTTTGGACTTCAACAAGAAGATCCTTCACACTGCCTGGCATCCCCAGGACAACATCATCGCCGTGGCGACGACCAACAACCTCTACATATTCCAAGATAAAGTGAACTAA
- the bnip3lb gene encoding BCL2 interacting protein 3 like b has translation MSDPANTTSTNNNGDSGLNGSWVELGMNRGTAGAAQSPSTDGPAPGLLPLPQVEEEEAIVGGLEHVPSSSSIHNGDMEKILLDAQHESSRSNSSCDSPPRPHSPQADGQIIFDVDVSGRRDSLSEEDVLDKERDMDILMKDADWVADWSSRPENIPPKEFHFRHPRRSVTLSMRKTGVMKKGGIFSADFLKVFIPSLLLSHILALGVGVYIGKRLTTPPASSF, from the exons ATGTCCGACCCTGCTAACACTACGTCTACAAACAACAACGGAGACTCCGGGCTAAACG GGTCCTGGGTGGAGCTGGGGATGAACAGAGGCACAGCCGGAGCGGCCCAGTCACCCTCCACAGATGGCCCGGCCCCGGGCCTGCTGCCCCTCCCTcaggtggaggaagaggaggccatAGTGGGGGGGCTGGAGCACGTCCCGTCCTCGTCCTCCATCCACAACGGAGACATGGAGAAGATCCTGCTGGACGCCCAGCACGAGTCGAGCCGCAGCAACTCCTCCTGCGACAG CCCCCCGCGGCCCCACAGTCCCCAGGCTGACGGACAGATCATCTTTGACGTGGATGTGAGCGGCAGGAGAGACAGTCTA tcaGAAGAGGACGTCTTGGACAAGGAGAGGGATATGGACATCCTGATGAAGGACGCAGACTGGGTTGCTGACTGGTCTAGTAGACCGGAAAACATTCCCCCCAA GGAGTTTCATTTCCGTCACCCTCGACGCTCCGTAACACTCAGCATGAGGAAGACCGGGGTCATGAAGAAAGGAGGAATCTTCTCCGCCGACTTCCTCAAAGTCTTCATCCCCTCGCTGCTACTATCACACATCCTCGCTCTGGGGGTGgg AGTCTACATCGGGAAGAGGCTGACCACGCCACCCGCCAGCTCCTTCTGA